A single Maniola hyperantus chromosome 11, iAphHyp1.2, whole genome shotgun sequence DNA region contains:
- the Sb gene encoding serine proteinase stubble isoform X2: MHAARAPGVVVMSWWWALALLALSAARAAPRAGSGYQMSRKSCVVGGARGACMWVQECNRVGGLHAGVCVDGFMFGSCCRLPDRPVVQETPAPVTITERPYTPPSTTPRTTQAPIEPSTTTSRPTVQTIRPSFMTKPIDGAPTYSYRPPEINLPSVGNLEANSEQNSDNIVNKITYNSVNKYQNVHRPSSEMETSPHNKISSSLSLMQGARPMAVSDQHAENNIPSAHMMSRPSNLNTIHWQATTEPSFITKPRPNWEKPAGKPKPTKKFTTTTSKPHKNYMRPKDPAVNMINKTDDSTPVPIQTTAATSSAECGVTSMWPRPETRIMGGKDSSFGRWPWQVSVRRNSFFGFSSTHRCGGAIINEGWIATAGHCVDDLLTSQIRIRVGEYDFSSVSEQYPYVERGVARKAVHPKYNFYTYEYDLALVKLDSTVQFAPHIAPICLPATDDLLVGENATVTGWGRLSEGGVLPSVLQEVQVPIVSNERCKSMFLRAGRHEFIPEIFLCAGHERGGHDSCQGDSGGPLQVKGKDQRYFLAGIISWGIGCGEANLPGVCTRISKFVPWILQTVNS, translated from the exons GCAACCGGGTCGGCGGGCTGCACGCCGGCGTGTGTGTGGACGGCTTTATGTTCGGCTCATGCTGCCGGCTGCCGGACCGGCCAGTTGTCCAAG AAACACCGGCCCCAGTAACGATCACAGAGCGGCCCTACACACCACCAAGCACAACTCCAAGAACAACCCAAGCACCAATCGAGCCTTCGACAACAACCTCAAGACCTACCGTCCAAACCATACGACCGTCGTTCATGACCAAGCCAATAGATGGCGCGCCTACATACAGCTATCGCCCGCCTGAAATCAACCTACCCTCAGTAGGCAACTTAGAAGCCAATAGCGAACAAAATAGTGATAATatagttaataaaataacgtaTAACAGTGTAAATAAGTACCAAAATGTACATAGGCCGAGCAGTGAAATGGAAACTAGTCCCCACAACAAAATTTCGTCTAGTCTTAGCTTAATGCAGGGGGCGCGTCCCATGGCCGTGTCGGACCAGCACGCAGAGAACAATATTCCTTCAG CACACATGATGTCACGGCCAAGcaatctaaacacaatccactGGCAGGCGACAACCGAGCCTTCCTTTATAACGAAACCGAGGCCGAACTGGGAGAAGCCGGCGGGGAAACCGAAGCCGACGAAGAAGTTCACCACCACGACGAGTAAGCCTCACAAGAACTACATGAGGCCAAAGGATCCAGCTGTCAACATGATCAACAAGACTGATGATTCCACTCCCGTGCCGATCCAGACTACGGCTGCTACGAGTAGTGCTG AATGTGGAGTGACGTCTATGTGGCCTCGTCCAGAAACCCGTATCATGGGTGGCAAAGACTCGAGCTTCGGGCGGTGGCCGTGGCAGGTGTCAGTCCGCCGCAACTCGTTCTTCGGTTTCTCTTCAACGCATCGATGTGGAGGTGCCATCATCAATGAGGGCTGGATTGCTACAGCTGGACATTGTGTTGATGA TCTCCTGACTTCACAAATAAGGATACGTGTGGGCGAATACGACTTTTCATCAGTATCAGAACAATACCCCTACGTCGAACGAGGAGTTGCCAGAAAGGCTGTCCATCCTAAATACAACTTCTACACGTATGAATATGATCTGGCATTGGTGAAATTGGACTCAACAGTGCAATTCGCACCTCACATAGCGCCGATATGTTTGCCAGCGACTGATGATTTATTGGTTGGTGAAAATGCCACTGTGACTGGATGGGGAAGATTGTCAGAAGGTGGAGTGCTTCCATCTGTTTTACAAGag GTCCAAGTGCCAATAGTATCAAACGAGCGATGTAAGTCGATGTTTCTTCGAGCGGGCAGGCACGAGTTCATACCTGAAATATTCCTCTGTGCGGGTCACGAAAGAGGAGGACATGACTCTTGCCAGGGAGACTCGGGAGGCCCATTGCAG GTCAAAGGGAAAGATCAAAGATATTTCCTGGCAGGTATAATAAGTTGGGGAATCGGCTGCGGCGAGGCGAACCTGCCCGGAGTCTGTACGAGAATATCTAAGTTTGTACCGTGGATATTGCAAACTGTGAACTCTTAA